Proteins co-encoded in one Epinephelus moara isolate mb chromosome 11, YSFRI_EMoa_1.0, whole genome shotgun sequence genomic window:
- the rbbp8 gene encoding DNA endonuclease RBBP8 isoform X1, whose translation MSSPGQSRGTPNPPDLFEDLLRQLRECHQGALQELEAKVSKLKNERCLDAKRLEVFYNRTQQLKQQNKTLQDANTHLEGRLHAGECERCAALEENLKNNQDHNLSLIAKLKTERNSLQDKNRKLQAELQKLKMSRSEPQQTSEQEEGIIPDSPVLPSSLPVASRLKKRKDVDKNKHVRYAEMPLPQSNKSLFSALDKEPVDATKNPGRMQVLVPNTCELDTSHIIEDSNLKLEEAIAETCGLELLDKPHTSTETIAGQQGSSKSQWRHGVRLGPYHSPGPSTLLHSPDSTTETSPSLLPRVKRFAETSFTNKVKRKKEESEQELQEEDKQGIQEQVKGKHKQPDLNKHTSTPLSNQSFNKELLDSKVRPALTGTSSQRPNVPSTSPVFKRPEVREANKDSVGKKEPPWLGLNASHDQHEGKDAERKHRVESSWSIDPALALSMYDSEWRGDKQKGEDEEEEEEEEEEEEEEGHGELVDTDCTWVSHSLLQGRAENAQDRKTSVSGVGEKANDSLDLMFDTTAYGEYKSYNSSHLGQSQPCGEDDDDEEKDDDQQDPHENTMSQYNRHKAGRPAFAHMAVIRKKDERRKLKGTTCKECEIYYAHLPEEEKQKKLTSCSRHRFLYIPPCTPEHFWEVGFPSTQTCIERGYIKEEKDPQARMRRRQPFNALFSPNPKQNQQES comes from the exons ATGAGCAGCCCAGGACAGAGCCGAGGAACACCCAACCCTCCTGACCTCTTTGAGGACTTGTTGAGACAGCTCAGAGAGTGTCATCAAGGTGCACTTCAAG AGCTGGAGGCAAAAGTGAGCAAGTTGAAAAATGAGCGCTGTCT AGATGCAAAGAGACTCGAGGTGTTTTACAATCGCACTCAGCagctgaagcagcaaaacaaaacccTGCAGGATGCCAACACTCACCTGGAGGGAAG GCTCCATGCAGGAGAGTGTGAGCGATGTGCCGCCTTAGAGGAGAACCTAAAAAATAACCAGGATCATAATTTAAGCCTCATCGCCAAACTGA AGACTGAAAGAAACAGCCTTcaggacaaaaacaggaaactACAGGCTGAACTGCAAAAATTAAAGATGTCTCG CTCGGAGCCCCAGCAGACCTCAGAACAAGAGGAAGGCATCATCCCAGACTCACCAGTTCTGCCGAGCTCGCTGCCTGTGGCGAGCAGACTGAAGAAACGAAAAGATGTTGACAAAAATAAGCACGTTCGCTACGCAGAGATGCCTCTACCTCAGTCTAACAAGTCGCTCTTCAGCG cactGGATAAGGAGCCTGTTGACGCTACAAAGAATCCTGGACGAATGCAAGTGCTTGTACCCAACACCTGTGAACTGGACACATCCCACATCATAG AGGATTCAAATCTAAAACTGGAGGAGGCGATAGCAGAAACCTGTGGCCTTGAACTTCTTGACAAGCCTCACACG AGCACTGAGACGATTGCAGGCCAGCAGGGCAGCTCAAAATCTCAGTGGAGGCATGGCGTTCGCTTGGG ACCTTACCACTCCCCCGGTCCATCCACGCTGCTCCACAGTCCAGACTCGACCACAGAAACATCCCCGTCACTTCTCCCACGTGTCAAAAGGTTTGCAGAGACTAGCTTCACTAACAAGGTGAAACGGAAGAAGGAGGAAAGTGAGCAGGAGCTGCAAGAGGAGGACAAACAAGGAATCCAGGAACAGGTGAAAGGCAAACATAAGCAACCAGACCTGAACAAACACACCTCCACACCTTTAAGCAATCAAAGCTTCAACAAGGAGCTGCTGGACAGTAAG GTTCGTCCAGCACTAACTGGGACATCCAGCCAAAGGCCGAATGTGCCCAGTACAAGTCCTGTTTTCAAGAGGCCAGAAGTTAGAGAAGCAAACAAGGACAGTGTTGGGAAGAAAGAGCCCCCTTGGCTGGGTCTGAATGCCTCACATGACCAACATGAAGGAAAAGATg CTGAAAGGAAGCACAGAGTGGAGTCCTCGTGGAGCATCGACCCTGCGCTCGCACTGTCCATGTATGACAGCGAGTGGAGAGGAGACAAG CAAAAGggagaagacgaagaagaagaagaagaagaagaagaagaagaagaagaagagggtcATGGAGAACTGGTAGATACAGACTGTACTTGGGTCAGTCACAGCTTACTTCAGGGTCGGGCAGAAAATGCACAGGACAGAAAGACCAGCGTGTCTG GAGTGGGCGAGAAGGCAAATGACAGTTTGGATCTGATGTTCGACACAACAGCTTACGGGGAGTACAAGTCTTACAACAGTTCACACTTGGGCCAGAGTCAGCCCTGtggtgaagatgatgatgatgaagagaaggATGATG ATCAACAAGATCCTCATGAAAACACTATGAGCCAATATAACAGGCACAAAGCAGG GCGTCCAGCATTTGCACACATGGCTGTAATTCGCAAGAAAGACGAGAGACGGAAACTGAAGGGCACCACCTGCAAAGAATGTGAAATT TATTACGCACATCTgccagaggaggagaagcagaagAAGCTGACTTCCTGCTCGAGACACAGATTTCTCTACATTCCTCCTTGTACACCTGAACATTTCTGGGAAGTTGGATTCCCATCAACTCAAACCTGCATTGAAAGAG GTTATATCAAAGAAGAGAAGGATCCCCAGGCACGTATGCGGAGAAGACAACCATTCAACGCTTTGTTCTCACCAAACCCAAAGCAAAACCAGCAGGAGAGCTAA
- the rbbp8 gene encoding DNA endonuclease RBBP8 isoform X2 yields the protein MSSPGQSRGTPNPPDLFEDLLRQLRECHQGALQELEAKVSKLKNERCLDAKRLEVFYNRTQQLKQQNKTLQDANTHLEGRLHAGECERCAALEENLKNNQDHNLSLIAKLKTERNSLQDKNRKLQAELQKLKMSRSEPQQTSEQEEGIIPDSPVLPSSLPVASRLKKRKDVDKNKHVRYAEMPLPQSNKSLFSALDKEPVDATKNPGRMQVLVPNTCELDTSHIIEDSNLKLEEAIAETCGLELLDKPHTSTETIAGQQGSSKSQWRHGVRLGPYHSPGPSTLLHSPDSTTETSPSLLPRVKRFAETSFTNKVKRKKEESEQELQEEDKQGIQEQVRPALTGTSSQRPNVPSTSPVFKRPEVREANKDSVGKKEPPWLGLNASHDQHEGKDAERKHRVESSWSIDPALALSMYDSEWRGDKQKGEDEEEEEEEEEEEEEEGHGELVDTDCTWVSHSLLQGRAENAQDRKTSVSGVGEKANDSLDLMFDTTAYGEYKSYNSSHLGQSQPCGEDDDDEEKDDDQQDPHENTMSQYNRHKAGRPAFAHMAVIRKKDERRKLKGTTCKECEIYYAHLPEEEKQKKLTSCSRHRFLYIPPCTPEHFWEVGFPSTQTCIERGYIKEEKDPQARMRRRQPFNALFSPNPKQNQQES from the exons ATGAGCAGCCCAGGACAGAGCCGAGGAACACCCAACCCTCCTGACCTCTTTGAGGACTTGTTGAGACAGCTCAGAGAGTGTCATCAAGGTGCACTTCAAG AGCTGGAGGCAAAAGTGAGCAAGTTGAAAAATGAGCGCTGTCT AGATGCAAAGAGACTCGAGGTGTTTTACAATCGCACTCAGCagctgaagcagcaaaacaaaacccTGCAGGATGCCAACACTCACCTGGAGGGAAG GCTCCATGCAGGAGAGTGTGAGCGATGTGCCGCCTTAGAGGAGAACCTAAAAAATAACCAGGATCATAATTTAAGCCTCATCGCCAAACTGA AGACTGAAAGAAACAGCCTTcaggacaaaaacaggaaactACAGGCTGAACTGCAAAAATTAAAGATGTCTCG CTCGGAGCCCCAGCAGACCTCAGAACAAGAGGAAGGCATCATCCCAGACTCACCAGTTCTGCCGAGCTCGCTGCCTGTGGCGAGCAGACTGAAGAAACGAAAAGATGTTGACAAAAATAAGCACGTTCGCTACGCAGAGATGCCTCTACCTCAGTCTAACAAGTCGCTCTTCAGCG cactGGATAAGGAGCCTGTTGACGCTACAAAGAATCCTGGACGAATGCAAGTGCTTGTACCCAACACCTGTGAACTGGACACATCCCACATCATAG AGGATTCAAATCTAAAACTGGAGGAGGCGATAGCAGAAACCTGTGGCCTTGAACTTCTTGACAAGCCTCACACG AGCACTGAGACGATTGCAGGCCAGCAGGGCAGCTCAAAATCTCAGTGGAGGCATGGCGTTCGCTTGGG ACCTTACCACTCCCCCGGTCCATCCACGCTGCTCCACAGTCCAGACTCGACCACAGAAACATCCCCGTCACTTCTCCCACGTGTCAAAAGGTTTGCAGAGACTAGCTTCACTAACAAGGTGAAACGGAAGAAGGAGGAAAGTGAGCAGGAGCTGCAAGAGGAGGACAAACAAGGAATCCAGGAACAG GTTCGTCCAGCACTAACTGGGACATCCAGCCAAAGGCCGAATGTGCCCAGTACAAGTCCTGTTTTCAAGAGGCCAGAAGTTAGAGAAGCAAACAAGGACAGTGTTGGGAAGAAAGAGCCCCCTTGGCTGGGTCTGAATGCCTCACATGACCAACATGAAGGAAAAGATg CTGAAAGGAAGCACAGAGTGGAGTCCTCGTGGAGCATCGACCCTGCGCTCGCACTGTCCATGTATGACAGCGAGTGGAGAGGAGACAAG CAAAAGggagaagacgaagaagaagaagaagaagaagaagaagaagaagaagaagagggtcATGGAGAACTGGTAGATACAGACTGTACTTGGGTCAGTCACAGCTTACTTCAGGGTCGGGCAGAAAATGCACAGGACAGAAAGACCAGCGTGTCTG GAGTGGGCGAGAAGGCAAATGACAGTTTGGATCTGATGTTCGACACAACAGCTTACGGGGAGTACAAGTCTTACAACAGTTCACACTTGGGCCAGAGTCAGCCCTGtggtgaagatgatgatgatgaagagaaggATGATG ATCAACAAGATCCTCATGAAAACACTATGAGCCAATATAACAGGCACAAAGCAGG GCGTCCAGCATTTGCACACATGGCTGTAATTCGCAAGAAAGACGAGAGACGGAAACTGAAGGGCACCACCTGCAAAGAATGTGAAATT TATTACGCACATCTgccagaggaggagaagcagaagAAGCTGACTTCCTGCTCGAGACACAGATTTCTCTACATTCCTCCTTGTACACCTGAACATTTCTGGGAAGTTGGATTCCCATCAACTCAAACCTGCATTGAAAGAG GTTATATCAAAGAAGAGAAGGATCCCCAGGCACGTATGCGGAGAAGACAACCATTCAACGCTTTGTTCTCACCAAACCCAAAGCAAAACCAGCAGGAGAGCTAA
- the LOC126397474 gene encoding transmembrane protein 241 isoform X1 — translation MQWRRHVTGLAFSLVFVVSHFTNKFVLSVLNFTYPTLFQGWQTFIGAALLLLSGKFGWVEMSHITRSAALSWLPGSFLFVGNIYAGSRALSRIDIPFFFTLQNSSHVVSYIILKVVHREKTQWLKLIGISFMLLSAINLPVYDPQFDYSGYVWAVGHLLCVGAYRVFQVHYKSSNLSDLEQQCINYLFSVLLLAIAAHPTGDLMGALEFPSLQSYTFHCGCCASALLGFLLLLATVKLKSGLSLEHFGVWIFLAKVTAMCLSPFIFHMDINAPSLICVVISHVGEALLVYSQRDSQL, via the exons ATGCAGTGGAGGAGACACGTCACTGGGCTCGCCTTCAGTCTCGTGTTCGTTGTGTCACATTTCACTAATAAG tttgtccTGTCGGTGTTAAATTTCACCTACCCAACTTTATTTCAAGG ATGGCAGACATTTATCGgagctgctctgctgcttctctctgggAAGTTTGGATGGGTGGAAATGAGCCACATCACCAg ATCAGCAGCTCTTTCCTGGCTTCCAGGCTCCTTCCTGTTTGTAGGGAACATATATGCTGGTTCGAGGGCCTTATCACGTATA GACATTCCTTTTTTCTTCACCCTTCAGAATTCCTCTCATGTTGTTAGTTACATCATCTTAAAGGTCGTCCACAGAGAG AAAACACAATGGCTGAAACTGATCGG TATAAGCTTCATGCTGCTCTCAGCCATCAATCTCCCCGTCTATGATCCTCAG TTTGACTACAGTGGCTACGTTTGGGCTGTCGGTCATCTGCTCTGTGTCG GTGCATACAGGGTGTTTCAAGTTCACTACAAATCCAGTAATTTGAG TGACCTTGAACAACAGTGCATTAACTATTTGTTCAG TGTACTGCTGCTGGCCATTGCCGCTCACCCAACAG GTGACCTCATGGGTGCCTTGGAGTTCCCCTCCCTTCAGTCCTACACatttcactgtggctgctgtgCCAG TGCACTGCTAggttttttgttgctgttggcCACAGTCAAACTAAAAAGTGGATTGTCCCTCGAGCACTTCGGGGTCTGGATTTTTCTTGCAAAG GTTACTGCCATGTGCCTCTCCCCATTTATCTTCCACATGGACATTAATGCTCCATCTCTAATTTG TGTGGTCATCAGCCATGTTGGAGAGGCCTTGCTGGTGTATTCTCAGAGGGACTCGCAGTTGTGA
- the LOC126397474 gene encoding transmembrane protein 241 isoform X2 gives MQWRRHVTGLAFSLVFVVSHFTNKFVLSVLNFTYPTLFQGWQTFIGAALLLLSGKFGWVEMSHITRSAALSWLPGSFLFVGNIYAGSRALSRIDIPFFFTLQNSSHVVSYIILKVVHREKTQWLKLIGISFMLLSAINLPVYDPQFDYSGYVWAVGHLLCVGAYRVFQVHYKSSNLSDLEQQCINYLFSVLLLAIAAHPTGDLMGALEFPSLQSYTFHCGCCASALLGFLLLLATVKLKSGLSLEHFGVWIFLAKVTAMCLSPFIFHMDINAPSLICNYALKVCKAVYLLQLA, from the exons ATGCAGTGGAGGAGACACGTCACTGGGCTCGCCTTCAGTCTCGTGTTCGTTGTGTCACATTTCACTAATAAG tttgtccTGTCGGTGTTAAATTTCACCTACCCAACTTTATTTCAAGG ATGGCAGACATTTATCGgagctgctctgctgcttctctctgggAAGTTTGGATGGGTGGAAATGAGCCACATCACCAg ATCAGCAGCTCTTTCCTGGCTTCCAGGCTCCTTCCTGTTTGTAGGGAACATATATGCTGGTTCGAGGGCCTTATCACGTATA GACATTCCTTTTTTCTTCACCCTTCAGAATTCCTCTCATGTTGTTAGTTACATCATCTTAAAGGTCGTCCACAGAGAG AAAACACAATGGCTGAAACTGATCGG TATAAGCTTCATGCTGCTCTCAGCCATCAATCTCCCCGTCTATGATCCTCAG TTTGACTACAGTGGCTACGTTTGGGCTGTCGGTCATCTGCTCTGTGTCG GTGCATACAGGGTGTTTCAAGTTCACTACAAATCCAGTAATTTGAG TGACCTTGAACAACAGTGCATTAACTATTTGTTCAG TGTACTGCTGCTGGCCATTGCCGCTCACCCAACAG GTGACCTCATGGGTGCCTTGGAGTTCCCCTCCCTTCAGTCCTACACatttcactgtggctgctgtgCCAG TGCACTGCTAggttttttgttgctgttggcCACAGTCAAACTAAAAAGTGGATTGTCCCTCGAGCACTTCGGGGTCTGGATTTTTCTTGCAAAG GTTACTGCCATGTGCCTCTCCCCATTTATCTTCCACATGGACATTAATGCTCCATCTCTAATTTG TAATTATGCTCTCAAGGTATGTAAAGCTGTCTACCTCCTGCAGTTGGCTTAG